Proteins encoded within one genomic window of Jiangella mangrovi:
- a CDS encoding ATP-binding cassette domain-containing protein, with protein sequence MTDGDGRRGTAAPMLVMRGVTKRYGRLRALDGVSFELRGGEIVAVVGENGAGKSTLVRCLAGDIDIDEGQVDVSRPVAVVWQDLGLCDDLDVVANVFLGRERSRVLLAERRMAADARRTLERFGSQLTDVHARVDTLSRGQRQEVALARALSADADIYILDEPTASLSVLRRAEIMRVLGELRDAGRAILLVSHDLDEVFALADRIVVLRHGRIVAEASPAEVHSDDIAALMSGIETESAARRQLNRLKSLVDQLSAADPAASLPLVVSATAAALDQDMLCVHLLDHTPRGSMLRRSAAIGVPPALADDAELLPIGTAGGLVGTAASLGQLVVTDDLSDEAAWTGYLRLASEAGVRSAWSAPIVGSAGVLGTITGFSTSAGRLDADRRELVSLYAGHAASAIEREQLIEEVSRRNEILESLRAMLETLAGPDRVDGGLSAALLALCRGLGARTAGMLLTDVTEITGGEPRWVHIGIDETLESDGADLRRFAEAAPGDVDRPQRLGDGLAIAGLPIPGGTGLLLARWDDPAEPGRDAVELLDDARRSLALALEREVLERARQEAAAARRSQQLQRQVLQQLSHELRTPLTAIHGYASTLQQRDLTWDADSVDRFLAAITTESARMERLVGDLLDSSAIESGLLRLRRDWTDLRLVLEAAAACVPDRDRIQVSVAASVPSIWADHDRLEQVFVNLLENAVRHGGADGWVQVTAVAAADASAVEILVSDDGEGIPPELAERIFEPRVRGDGSHGAGLGLTIVRGIAEAHGGHCDLLAGPRPVFRVTLPIEPVDGDTADRELADAAGAQGRG encoded by the coding sequence ATGACCGACGGCGACGGCCGCCGCGGCACGGCCGCGCCCATGCTGGTGATGCGCGGCGTCACCAAGCGCTACGGGCGGCTGCGGGCGCTCGACGGCGTCAGCTTCGAGCTGCGCGGCGGCGAGATCGTCGCCGTCGTGGGCGAGAACGGCGCCGGCAAGTCCACGCTGGTCCGCTGCCTGGCCGGCGACATCGACATCGACGAGGGCCAGGTCGACGTCAGCCGGCCGGTCGCCGTCGTCTGGCAGGACCTCGGCCTGTGCGACGACCTCGACGTCGTGGCGAACGTCTTCCTCGGCCGCGAGCGGTCGCGGGTGCTGCTGGCCGAGCGACGCATGGCCGCCGACGCCCGCCGGACGCTCGAGCGGTTCGGCTCGCAGCTCACCGACGTGCACGCCCGCGTCGACACCCTCTCGCGCGGCCAGCGCCAGGAGGTCGCGCTGGCGCGGGCGCTCTCCGCCGACGCGGACATCTACATCCTCGACGAGCCCACCGCCTCGCTAAGCGTGCTGCGCCGGGCCGAGATCATGCGCGTGCTCGGCGAGCTGCGCGACGCCGGCCGGGCGATCCTGCTGGTCAGCCACGATCTCGACGAGGTCTTCGCGCTGGCCGACCGCATCGTGGTGCTCCGGCACGGCCGCATCGTCGCCGAGGCGTCGCCGGCCGAGGTGCACTCCGACGACATCGCCGCGCTGATGTCGGGCATCGAGACCGAGTCCGCGGCCCGGCGGCAGCTGAACCGCCTCAAGAGCCTGGTCGACCAGCTCTCGGCCGCCGACCCCGCCGCGTCCCTGCCGCTCGTCGTGTCGGCGACCGCCGCCGCGCTCGACCAGGACATGCTCTGCGTGCACCTGCTCGACCACACGCCACGGGGTTCCATGCTGCGCCGCAGCGCCGCCATCGGCGTGCCGCCGGCGCTGGCCGACGACGCCGAGCTGCTCCCCATCGGCACGGCCGGCGGCCTGGTCGGCACGGCGGCCTCGCTCGGCCAGCTCGTCGTCACCGACGACCTCAGCGACGAGGCGGCCTGGACGGGGTACCTGCGGCTCGCGTCCGAGGCCGGCGTGCGCAGCGCCTGGTCCGCGCCCATCGTCGGCTCGGCCGGCGTCCTGGGCACCATCACCGGGTTCAGCACGTCGGCCGGCCGCCTCGACGCCGACCGGCGCGAGCTGGTCTCGCTCTACGCCGGGCACGCGGCCAGTGCCATCGAGCGCGAGCAGCTGATCGAAGAGGTCAGCCGCCGCAACGAGATCCTCGAGTCGCTGCGGGCCATGCTCGAGACCCTGGCCGGACCCGACCGCGTCGACGGCGGGCTGTCCGCCGCGCTGCTCGCGCTCTGCCGCGGCCTGGGCGCCCGCACGGCCGGCATGCTGCTCACCGACGTCACCGAGATCACCGGCGGCGAGCCCCGCTGGGTGCACATCGGCATCGACGAGACTCTCGAGTCCGACGGCGCCGACCTGCGCCGCTTCGCCGAGGCCGCGCCCGGCGACGTCGACCGCCCGCAGCGCCTCGGCGACGGCCTGGCCATCGCGGGGCTGCCGATCCCCGGCGGCACCGGGCTGCTGCTGGCCCGCTGGGACGACCCCGCCGAGCCCGGCCGCGACGCCGTCGAGCTGCTCGACGACGCCCGCCGCTCGCTCGCCCTGGCGCTCGAGCGCGAGGTGCTCGAGCGGGCCCGCCAGGAGGCGGCCGCGGCACGCCGTTCCCAGCAGCTGCAGCGCCAGGTGCTGCAGCAGCTCAGCCACGAGCTGCGCACGCCGCTGACCGCGATCCACGGGTACGCCTCCACGCTGCAGCAGCGCGACCTCACCTGGGACGCCGACTCCGTCGACCGGTTCCTCGCGGCCATCACCACCGAGTCCGCGCGCATGGAGCGCCTGGTCGGCGACCTCCTCGACTCCTCCGCCATCGAGTCCGGCCTGCTGCGGCTGCGCCGCGACTGGACCGATCTGCGGCTCGTGCTCGAGGCGGCGGCGGCCTGCGTCCCCGACCGCGACCGCATCCAGGTCAGCGTCGCCGCGAGCGTGCCGTCCATCTGGGCCGACCACGACCGCCTCGAGCAGGTGTTCGTCAACCTCCTCGAGAACGCCGTCCGCCACGGCGGCGCCGACGGCTGGGTCCAGGTCACCGCGGTGGCGGCCGCCGACGCGTCCGCCGTCGAGATCCTGGTCAGCGACGACGGTGAGGGCATCCCGCCGGAGCTGGCCGAGCGGATCTTCGAGCCCCGGGTCCGCGGCGACGGCAGCCACGGCGCCGGGCTCGGGCTGACGATCGTCCGCGGCATCGCCGAGGCGCACGGCGGCCACTGCGACCTGCTGGCCGGGCCGCGGCCGGTCTTCCGCGTGACGCTGCCGATCGAGCCGGTCGACGGCGACACCGCCGACCGCGAGCTCGCCGACGCGGCGGGGGCACAGGGTCGTGGCTGA
- a CDS encoding substrate-binding domain-containing protein, protein MSRRLAAAALPLVLALAVGASACGAVTSGDGARGDDGTYRIAFLLPENKTARYESHDRPAFVERVAEVCPECETIVSNADQDAAHQQAQAEAAITNGADVLVLDPVDSRAASVIARHADAAGIPVVSYDRLVFDAPVDFHISFDNEQVGRLQASVLLDAVAARGVSSIDGPGSLVVLNGSPTDANVAQFRQGARMVFEASGAPVGAEVDIPDWSPDQAQEAMERALATLGRDQVAGVYAANDGVAGGAIAAMKAAGLDPLPPVTGQDAELAAVRRILTGEQYMTVYKAVRTEAHAAADLAVSLARTGEPPEGLRNSWVDNEYASIPALMLEPVAVTRDTIAATVVADGFWSVEEICDGLAAECAAAGLTEGGPAS, encoded by the coding sequence ATGAGCCGACGTCTCGCCGCCGCCGCACTGCCCCTCGTGCTCGCCCTCGCCGTGGGGGCGTCCGCCTGCGGGGCTGTGACCAGCGGCGACGGCGCCCGCGGCGACGACGGCACCTACCGCATCGCGTTCCTGCTGCCGGAGAACAAGACGGCGCGCTACGAGTCGCACGACCGCCCGGCGTTCGTCGAGCGGGTCGCCGAGGTCTGCCCCGAGTGCGAGACCATCGTCAGCAACGCCGACCAGGACGCCGCCCACCAGCAGGCGCAGGCCGAGGCCGCCATCACCAACGGCGCCGACGTGCTGGTGCTCGACCCCGTCGACTCGCGGGCCGCGTCGGTCATCGCCCGGCACGCCGACGCCGCCGGCATCCCCGTCGTCAGCTACGACCGGCTGGTCTTCGACGCCCCGGTCGACTTCCACATCAGCTTCGACAACGAGCAGGTCGGCCGGCTGCAGGCGTCGGTGCTGCTCGACGCCGTCGCCGCCCGGGGCGTCAGCAGCATCGACGGCCCCGGCTCGCTGGTGGTGCTGAACGGCTCGCCCACCGACGCCAACGTCGCCCAGTTCCGGCAGGGCGCCCGCATGGTCTTCGAGGCCAGTGGGGCACCCGTCGGAGCCGAGGTCGACATCCCCGACTGGTCGCCGGACCAGGCGCAGGAGGCCATGGAGCGGGCGCTCGCGACGCTCGGCCGCGACCAGGTCGCCGGCGTCTACGCAGCCAACGACGGCGTGGCCGGCGGCGCCATCGCGGCGATGAAGGCCGCCGGGCTCGACCCGCTGCCGCCGGTGACGGGACAGGACGCCGAGCTGGCCGCCGTGCGCCGCATCCTCACCGGAGAGCAGTACATGACGGTCTACAAGGCGGTCCGCACCGAGGCCCACGCAGCCGCCGACCTCGCCGTCAGCCTGGCCCGCACCGGCGAGCCGCCCGAGGGTCTGCGCAACAGCTGGGTCGACAACGAGTACGCCTCGATCCCGGCGCTCATGCTCGAGCCGGTCGCCGTCACCCGCGACACCATCGCCGCCACCGTGGTCGCCGACGGCTTCTGGTCGGTCGAGGAGATCTGCGACGGCCTCGCGGCCGAGTGCGCGGCGGCCGGCCTCACCGAGGGCGGGCCGGCTTCGTGA
- a CDS encoding ABC transporter permease subunit, giving the protein MSAHVSPARLGRLAPPLALVVIWLVMTLINPRFLSAVNLTNLMLQIVAVGAVAVAVVLVLLIGEIDLSVGAVSGLGAGVTAVLSVKQDWPAVLAIVAGLLTGALVGLLHATIVTRVGVASFVVTLAGLLTWQGALQLVLGDTGTVNIDDPQLVAIAGTFLTPAAGWLIAAVIMAGAVVAVVAHVRGDRPRRVWPWVLAGTVAPVAVLVFNADRGVPLAVVVFLLLIAGGDVVMRRTALGRHAVATGSNASGARRAGIAVDRIRMTVFALASVLAVIGGILAASRLLAVNQSSGSTDLMLTAVAAAAIGGASLFGGRGTVWSALLGALVVGSLANGLDLLGASSAIRLIATGVVLALAVGLDTVAHRAERQPFTEHSRPGR; this is encoded by the coding sequence GTGAGCGCGCACGTGTCGCCGGCGCGGCTCGGCCGCCTCGCCCCGCCGCTCGCGCTGGTCGTGATCTGGCTGGTCATGACGCTGATCAACCCGCGGTTCCTGTCCGCGGTGAACCTCACCAACCTCATGCTGCAGATCGTGGCCGTCGGCGCCGTGGCGGTGGCGGTGGTGCTGGTGCTGCTGATCGGCGAGATCGACCTGTCCGTCGGCGCGGTGTCGGGGCTGGGGGCGGGCGTCACCGCCGTGCTCAGCGTGAAGCAGGACTGGCCCGCCGTCCTCGCCATCGTCGCCGGGCTGCTCACCGGCGCGCTGGTCGGCCTGCTGCATGCCACCATCGTGACCCGCGTCGGCGTCGCCTCGTTCGTCGTCACGCTCGCGGGGCTGCTGACCTGGCAGGGCGCCCTCCAGCTGGTCCTGGGCGACACCGGCACCGTCAACATCGACGACCCGCAGCTGGTCGCGATCGCCGGCACCTTCCTCACCCCCGCGGCCGGGTGGCTGATCGCCGCCGTCATCATGGCCGGCGCGGTCGTGGCCGTCGTGGCGCACGTGCGCGGGGACCGGCCGCGGCGGGTCTGGCCGTGGGTGCTCGCCGGCACCGTCGCGCCGGTGGCGGTCCTGGTGTTCAACGCCGACCGCGGCGTGCCGCTCGCCGTCGTCGTGTTCCTGCTGCTCATCGCCGGCGGCGACGTCGTCATGCGCCGCACCGCCCTCGGCCGGCACGCCGTCGCGACCGGGAGCAACGCGTCGGGGGCGCGGCGGGCCGGCATCGCGGTCGACCGCATCCGCATGACGGTGTTCGCGCTCGCCTCGGTCCTCGCGGTCATCGGCGGCATCCTGGCGGCGTCGCGGCTGCTCGCCGTCAACCAGTCGTCGGGCAGCACCGACCTCATGCTCACCGCCGTCGCGGCGGCGGCCATCGGCGGTGCGAGCCTGTTCGGCGGGCGGGGCACGGTGTGGTCGGCGCTGCTGGGCGCCCTGGTCGTCGGTTCGCTGGCCAACGGCCTGGACCTGCTGGGAGCCTCGTCGGCCATCCGGCTGATCGCCACTGGTGTGGTGCTCGCCCTCGCCGTCGGGCTCGACACCGTCGCGCACCGTGCCGAGCGGCAGCCGTTCACCGAGCATTCGCGGCCCGGCCGCTAG
- a CDS encoding NAD(P)H-binding protein: MIVLTGATGRFGPVVVEDLLTRVPAAEVAVVARHPEKAKPFADRGVGVRRADYNDPASLERAFAGADRLLFVSASDTTPGVRARQHTHVVDAAAKASVGHVVYTSAITAEDAQSFLADHTATERAIGDAGLSHTFLRNTFYTEELVRPELLAAATAAGELAAPRIEHPLVTAPYADLALAASAVLTGDGHEGAVYELRGPGWTYPELAQALSEASGTPVIHREISDDDAGPMAFILPLLRLPQFGAPTTDLERLLGRPVTPLEDTVRALLAT; the protein is encoded by the coding sequence ATGATCGTGCTGACCGGGGCGACCGGGCGGTTCGGGCCCGTCGTGGTCGAGGACCTGCTCACGAGGGTGCCGGCCGCCGAGGTCGCCGTCGTCGCGCGCCACCCCGAGAAGGCGAAGCCGTTCGCGGACCGCGGCGTCGGGGTGCGCCGGGCCGACTACAACGACCCCGCGAGCCTCGAGCGCGCGTTCGCCGGTGCCGACCGGCTGCTGTTCGTCTCGGCGTCGGACACCACCCCGGGCGTGCGGGCCCGCCAGCACACCCACGTCGTCGACGCCGCCGCGAAGGCCTCCGTCGGCCACGTCGTCTACACCAGCGCCATCACCGCCGAGGACGCGCAGAGCTTCCTGGCCGACCACACGGCGACGGAGCGGGCCATCGGCGACGCCGGGCTCTCCCACACGTTCCTGCGCAACACGTTCTACACCGAGGAGCTGGTCCGGCCCGAGCTGCTCGCCGCCGCCACCGCCGCCGGCGAGCTGGCCGCCCCGCGCATCGAGCATCCGCTGGTGACGGCGCCGTACGCCGACCTCGCGCTGGCGGCGAGCGCCGTGCTGACCGGCGACGGGCACGAGGGCGCGGTCTACGAGCTGCGCGGCCCGGGCTGGACCTACCCGGAGCTGGCGCAGGCGCTGAGCGAGGCGTCCGGCACCCCCGTCATCCACCGCGAGATCTCCGACGACGACGCCGGCCCCATGGCGTTCATCCTGCCGCTGCTGCGGCTGCCGCAGTTCGGCGCGCCGACGACCGACCTCGAGCGGCTGCTCGGCCGCCCGGTCACCCCGCTGGAGGACACGGTTCGGGCACTCCTGGCCACCTGA
- a CDS encoding response regulator produces MADAPGVLIVEDDRMIVDLLRSNLTARGYRVVVSYDGADLLRLLDEAAPDVVLLDLMLPGRDGFDLCWAVRDRSDVGIIVLSARRGETDKVKALNLGADDYLTKPFGIEELLARIHATMRRARQPHAPRHAAPQVRVGDVRIDFDAQLVTKAGRRVHLTRTEYALLRELATNPGKLLSHAELLQRVWGPGYETQTEYTRVYVGRLRAKLEGDDGPELIVTEPRAGYRFTTDHR; encoded by the coding sequence GTGGCTGACGCGCCCGGAGTCCTCATCGTCGAGGACGACCGCATGATCGTGGACCTGCTGCGGTCCAACCTGACCGCGCGGGGCTACCGCGTCGTCGTCTCCTACGACGGCGCCGACCTGCTGCGCCTGCTCGACGAGGCCGCGCCCGACGTCGTCCTGCTCGACCTCATGCTGCCCGGCCGCGACGGGTTCGACCTGTGCTGGGCCGTGCGCGACCGCTCCGACGTCGGCATCATCGTGCTGTCGGCGCGACGCGGCGAGACCGACAAGGTCAAGGCGCTGAACCTGGGCGCCGACGACTACCTCACCAAGCCGTTCGGCATCGAGGAGCTGCTCGCCCGCATCCACGCGACCATGCGCCGGGCCCGGCAGCCGCACGCGCCGCGCCACGCCGCACCCCAGGTCCGGGTGGGCGACGTGCGCATCGACTTCGACGCGCAGCTGGTCACCAAGGCGGGCCGGCGGGTCCACCTCACCCGCACCGAGTACGCGCTGCTGCGCGAGCTGGCCACCAACCCCGGTAAGCTGCTCTCGCACGCCGAGCTGCTGCAGCGGGTGTGGGGGCCGGGCTACGAGACGCAGACGGAGTACACCCGCGTCTACGTGGGCCGGCTGCGGGCGAAGCTCGAGGGCGACGACGGCCCTGAGTTGATCGTCACCGAGCCGCGCGCCGGCTACCGGTTCACCACGGACCACCGATGA